A single genomic interval of Rhodopseudomonas palustris harbors:
- a CDS encoding electron transfer flavoprotein subunit alpha/FixB family protein, which yields MATLLIAEHDNAHLKDATNKAMTAVAALGGEVHVLVAGQGCKAVADAAAKLQGAAKVLLAEAPAYEHDLAEPLAALIVSLAGSYDAIVAPATSRFKNVMPRVAALLDVMQVSEIIKVVAPDTFERPIYAGNAIQTVKSKDAKKVITVRTSTFQATGEGGSAAIETVAAAADPGLSSFVGEEVAKSDRPELSSAKIIVSGGRAMQSRENFTKYIEPLADKLGAGVGASRAAVDAGYAPNDWQVGQTGKVVAPELYIAVGISGAIQHLAGMKDSKVIVAINKDEDAPIFQVADYGLVADLYQAVPELTEELGKLGK from the coding sequence ATGGCCACGCTGCTGATTGCCGAACACGACAACGCACACCTCAAGGACGCCACCAACAAGGCGATGACTGCGGTCGCCGCGCTCGGCGGCGAGGTGCATGTCCTCGTTGCCGGCCAGGGCTGCAAGGCCGTGGCCGATGCCGCCGCCAAGCTGCAGGGTGCCGCCAAGGTGCTGCTCGCCGAAGCGCCCGCCTATGAGCACGATCTCGCCGAGCCGCTGGCCGCGCTGATCGTCTCGCTCGCCGGCAGCTACGACGCGATCGTCGCCCCGGCGACCTCGCGGTTCAAGAACGTGATGCCGCGCGTCGCCGCTCTGCTCGACGTGATGCAGGTGTCGGAGATCATCAAGGTGGTCGCGCCCGACACCTTCGAGCGTCCGATCTACGCCGGCAACGCGATCCAGACCGTGAAGTCGAAGGACGCCAAGAAGGTCATCACCGTCCGCACCTCGACCTTCCAGGCGACCGGCGAGGGTGGCAGCGCGGCGATCGAGACCGTTGCGGCGGCGGCCGATCCGGGCCTGTCGAGCTTCGTCGGCGAGGAAGTCGCCAAGAGCGATCGTCCCGAACTGTCGTCGGCCAAGATCATCGTGTCGGGTGGCCGCGCGATGCAGAGCCGCGAGAACTTCACCAAGTACATCGAGCCGCTCGCCGACAAGCTCGGCGCCGGCGTCGGCGCCTCGCGCGCCGCGGTCGATGCCGGCTACGCGCCGAACGACTGGCAGGTCGGTCAGACCGGCAAGGTTGTGGCGCCTGAGCTGTACATCGCGGTCGGCATCTCCGGCGCGATCCAGCATCTCGCCGGCATGAAGGACTCCAAGGTGATCGTCGCGATCAACAAGGACGAAGACGCGCCGATCTTCCAGGTTGCGGACTACGGCCTGGTCGCCGACCTCTATCAGGCGGTTCCGGAGCTGACGGAAGAGCTCGGCAAGCTCGGCAAGTAA
- a CDS encoding NAD(P)H-dependent oxidoreductase yields the protein MKVLLVFAHPEPRSLNGALRDVAVTELQRLGHEVLVSDLYAMGWKAAIDRADFPNLASDERLLPTEASKAAFDAGELTQDVRDEIDKLLWADAVILQFPLWWFSMPAILKGWVERVFACGFAYGVGEHSDKRWGNRYGEGVLAGKRAMLIVTTGGWEQHYGPRGINGPIDDLLFPIHHGILFYPGCEVLPPYVLYQAGRLDSVGFETAAERMRERMRTLAETPPIPYRRQNGGDYLIPAMELRPELGTPGAEGFAVHLRDGAGSTA from the coding sequence GTGAAAGTTCTTCTGGTATTCGCCCATCCTGAACCGCGCTCGCTGAACGGCGCGCTCCGCGACGTCGCGGTCACCGAGCTGCAGCGCCTCGGCCACGAGGTGCTGGTCTCCGACCTCTATGCGATGGGTTGGAAAGCGGCGATCGACCGCGCCGATTTTCCGAACCTGGCGTCCGATGAGCGGTTGCTGCCGACCGAGGCGTCGAAGGCGGCGTTCGACGCCGGCGAGTTGACCCAGGACGTCCGCGACGAGATCGACAAGCTGCTTTGGGCCGACGCCGTGATCCTGCAATTCCCGCTGTGGTGGTTCAGTATGCCGGCGATCCTGAAGGGTTGGGTCGAGCGCGTGTTTGCCTGCGGCTTCGCCTACGGCGTCGGCGAGCACAGCGACAAGCGGTGGGGCAATCGCTACGGCGAGGGCGTTCTGGCTGGCAAGCGCGCGATGCTGATCGTGACGACCGGCGGCTGGGAGCAGCACTACGGCCCGCGCGGCATCAACGGGCCGATCGACGACCTGCTGTTTCCGATCCACCACGGCATTCTGTTCTATCCGGGCTGCGAGGTGCTGCCGCCCTACGTGCTGTATCAGGCGGGTCGTCTCGATTCCGTCGGGTTCGAAACCGCGGCCGAACGGATGCGGGAGCGGATGCGCACGCTGGCCGAAACGCCGCCGATCCCGTACCGGCGCCAGAACGGCGGCGACTACCTGATCCCGGCCATGGAGCTGCGGCCGGAGCTGGGCACGCCCGGTGCCGAAGGCTTTGCGGTCCATCTGCGCGATGGGGCCGGTTCCACGGCCTGA
- the argH gene encoding argininosuccinate lyase, with protein MSNKMWGGRFTDRPDAIMEEINVSIDVDRHLYAQDITASKAHAAMLAAQGIITANDAKNIGKGLDTILSEITAGKFTFKRALEDIHMNVESRLAELIGPAAGRLHTARSRNDQVATDFRLYVRDVLDETDAALAALQQALAERALEQADTVMPGFTHLQTAQPVTFGHHLMAYVEMVARDRGRFQDARKRLNESPLGAAALAGTSFPIDRHATAAKLGFDRPMANSLDAVSDRDFVLETLSAASICAVHLSRFAEEIVIWTSPLVGLIRLSDKFTTGSSIMPQKRNPDAAELVRAKTGRVIGALNGLLIVMKGLPLAYQKDMQEDKQGAMEGFAALSLAIRAITGMVRDLEPEPERMKLAAGEGYATATDLADWLVRTLKMPFREAHHVTGRIVGLAAKKGVALHELPLAEMQSVEKRITKDVLAVLSVESSVKSRTSYGGTAPKNVRSQAKAWLKRLAKDTKTR; from the coding sequence ATGAGCAACAAGATGTGGGGCGGCCGATTCACCGATCGCCCCGACGCGATCATGGAAGAGATCAACGTCTCGATCGACGTCGATCGCCATCTCTACGCCCAGGACATCACGGCGTCCAAGGCGCATGCAGCCATGCTGGCCGCGCAGGGCATCATCACCGCGAACGATGCGAAAAATATCGGCAAGGGTCTAGACACGATTCTGTCAGAGATCACCGCCGGCAAATTCACGTTCAAGCGTGCGCTCGAAGACATCCATATGAATGTCGAGAGCCGGCTCGCCGAACTGATCGGCCCGGCTGCGGGGCGCCTGCACACCGCGCGCTCGCGCAACGATCAGGTCGCGACCGACTTCCGGCTTTACGTCCGCGACGTGCTGGACGAGACCGACGCGGCGCTGGCGGCATTGCAGCAGGCGCTCGCCGAACGCGCGCTCGAGCAGGCCGACACCGTGATGCCCGGCTTCACCCATCTGCAGACCGCGCAGCCGGTGACCTTCGGCCATCACCTGATGGCCTATGTCGAGATGGTGGCGCGTGACCGCGGCCGGTTCCAGGACGCCCGCAAGCGGCTGAACGAAAGCCCGCTCGGCGCCGCGGCGCTGGCCGGCACCTCGTTCCCGATCGACCGCCACGCCACTGCCGCCAAGCTCGGCTTCGACCGGCCGATGGCAAACTCGCTCGATGCGGTGTCGGACCGCGACTTCGTGCTGGAGACGTTGTCGGCGGCGTCGATCTGCGCCGTGCATCTGTCGCGCTTTGCCGAAGAAATCGTGATCTGGACCTCGCCGCTGGTCGGCCTGATCCGGCTGTCGGACAAGTTCACCACCGGCTCGTCGATCATGCCGCAGAAGCGCAATCCGGACGCAGCCGAACTGGTCCGCGCCAAGACCGGCCGGGTGATCGGCGCGCTGAACGGCCTGTTGATCGTGATGAAGGGCCTGCCGCTCGCCTATCAAAAGGACATGCAGGAAGACAAACAGGGCGCGATGGAAGGCTTCGCGGCTCTGTCGCTGGCGATCCGCGCGATCACCGGCATGGTCCGCGATCTCGAGCCGGAGCCGGAGCGGATGAAGCTTGCTGCGGGCGAGGGCTATGCCACCGCCACCGATCTGGCCGACTGGCTGGTGCGCACGCTGAAGATGCCGTTCCGCGAGGCGCATCACGTCACCGGCCGGATCGTCGGTCTCGCCGCCAAGAAGGGCGTGGCGCTGCACGAGCTGCCGCTCGCCGAGATGCAGTCGGTCGAAAAGCGCATCACCAAGGATGTGCTGGCGGTTCTCAGCGTCGAATCCTCGGTGAAGAGCCGCACCTCCTACGGCGGCACCGCGCCGAAGAACGTCCGCAGCCAGGCCAAGGCCTGGCTCAAGCGGCTCGCCAAGGACACGAAGACGCGCTGA
- the lptM gene encoding LPS translocon maturation chaperone LptM — protein sequence MVPRQLGIFDVNRVTNPSRWALLVIVAATLALSGCGRKSGLDLPPGAADTPSAAPATKPEAKGDVFDSSYGTNAPPSAAKGRKRSTILDPLLD from the coding sequence ATGGTGCCGCGCCAATTGGGGATATTCGACGTGAATCGCGTGACCAACCCATCGCGATGGGCGCTTCTGGTGATTGTGGCGGCGACGCTGGCGCTCTCGGGCTGCGGCCGTAAAAGCGGCCTCGATCTGCCGCCGGGGGCTGCCGACACGCCGTCGGCCGCGCCGGCGACCAAGCCGGAGGCCAAAGGCGACGTGTTCGACTCGTCCTACGGCACCAACGCCCCGCCCTCCGCCGCCAAGGGGCGGAAGCGAAGCACCATTCTCGATCCGCTGCTGGACTAA
- a CDS encoding carboxymuconolactone decarboxylase family protein encodes MDKTTHDKGLEIRKAVLGEAYVENALKNADDFNQPFQELVTEYCWGAIWGRDGLPKKTRSMLNLTMIAILNRPHELRAHIKGALTNGVTKDEIREIFMQVACYAGIPAGVDSFRIAREVFAELDKA; translated from the coding sequence ATGGACAAGACGACGCACGACAAGGGCTTGGAGATCCGCAAGGCGGTGCTGGGCGAAGCCTATGTCGAGAACGCGCTGAAGAACGCCGACGACTTCAACCAGCCGTTCCAGGAACTCGTGACCGAGTACTGCTGGGGCGCGATCTGGGGGCGCGACGGGCTACCGAAGAAGACCCGCAGCATGCTGAACCTGACGATGATCGCGATCCTCAACCGGCCGCACGAGCTGCGCGCGCACATCAAGGGCGCACTCACCAACGGCGTCACCAAGGACGAGATCCGCGAGATCTTCATGCAGGTCGCCTGCTACGCCGGCATCCCGGCAGGCGTCGACAGCTTCCGGATCGCCCGCGAAGTGTTCGCAGAACTCGACAAGGCTTGA
- a CDS encoding 3-hydroxybutyryl-CoA dehydrogenase gives MAAAIKKVGVIGAGQMGNGIAHVAALGGFEVILNDVSADRLKSAMATINGNLSRQIAKKLISEDARKQALARITATEKLDGLSDCDLVIETAVEKEETKRKIFNELCAVLKPEAIVASNTSSISITRLAASTDRPERFIGIHFMNPVPVMELVELIRGIATDDATFETAKAFVTKLGKQIAVSEDFPAFIVNRILLPMINEAIYTLYEGVGNVEAIDMAMKLGAHHPMGPLELADFIGLDTCLSIMQVLHEGLADSKYRPCPLLVKYVEAGWLGRKTQRGFYDYRGDKPVPTR, from the coding sequence ATGGCGGCAGCAATCAAAAAAGTCGGCGTAATCGGCGCGGGACAGATGGGCAACGGCATCGCCCACGTGGCCGCCCTCGGCGGGTTCGAAGTGATCCTGAACGACGTCTCTGCCGACCGGCTGAAATCGGCGATGGCCACCATCAACGGCAACCTGTCGCGCCAGATCGCCAAGAAGCTCATCTCCGAAGACGCCCGCAAGCAGGCCCTGGCGCGGATCACCGCGACGGAGAAGCTGGACGGGTTGTCCGACTGCGACCTCGTGATCGAGACCGCGGTCGAGAAGGAAGAGACCAAGCGCAAGATCTTCAACGAGCTGTGCGCGGTGCTGAAGCCGGAGGCGATCGTCGCCTCCAACACCTCGTCGATCTCGATCACCCGCCTGGCCGCCTCGACCGACCGGCCGGAGCGCTTCATCGGCATTCACTTCATGAATCCGGTGCCGGTGATGGAGCTGGTCGAGCTGATCCGCGGCATCGCCACCGACGACGCAACGTTCGAGACCGCAAAGGCGTTCGTCACCAAGCTCGGCAAGCAGATCGCGGTGTCCGAGGATTTCCCGGCGTTCATCGTCAACCGCATCCTGCTGCCGATGATCAACGAGGCGATCTACACGCTGTACGAAGGCGTCGGCAACGTCGAAGCCATCGACATGGCGATGAAGCTCGGCGCGCATCATCCGATGGGCCCGCTGGAGCTGGCCGACTTCATCGGCCTCGACACCTGTCTGTCGATCATGCAGGTGCTGCACGAAGGCCTCGCCGACTCCAAGTATCGGCCGTGCCCGCTGCTGGTGAAGTACGTCGAAGCCGGTTGGCTCGGCCGCAAAACCCAGCGCGGTTTCTACGACTACCGCGGCGACAAGCCGGTTCCGACCCGCTGA
- a CDS encoding LysR family transcriptional regulator gives MDKSTVTIERIRTFVRIAERGSLSAVARDLNVGQSTVTRQLQELEAAVGAPLLSRTTRRVTLTEEGSRYYARCVQILRLLEHAGDEALGASGAPAGTIRISCTASFGVLHASRLIFAFQDRYPDIGIDFGLTDQRVDLVREGVDLAIRLAPLTDSSLKLRTLGHSHRLLVASPDYLAAHGRPTSPQDLSNHQGVRMVNVAGSDLLILQGPDQEIHRVPFGGRLRVDHGLAAREAMIAGRGIAATHRWLVDDLLAVGRLEVLLPEYRLPPVPLNLLIVPERAGIARVRLLIDFLAEQIRSVPGIA, from the coding sequence ATGGATAAATCGACCGTCACGATCGAGCGCATCCGCACCTTCGTTCGCATTGCCGAGCGAGGCAGCCTGTCGGCGGTCGCGCGTGATCTCAACGTCGGCCAGTCCACCGTCACCCGGCAGCTGCAGGAGCTCGAGGCCGCGGTCGGCGCGCCGCTCTTGAGCCGCACCACCCGCCGGGTGACGCTGACCGAGGAAGGCAGCCGCTATTACGCGCGCTGCGTCCAGATCCTGCGGCTGCTCGAACATGCCGGCGACGAAGCGCTCGGCGCTTCGGGGGCCCCCGCCGGCACGATCCGGATCTCCTGCACGGCCTCGTTCGGCGTGCTGCACGCCAGCCGGCTGATCTTCGCGTTCCAGGATCGCTATCCGGACATCGGGATCGACTTCGGCCTCACCGATCAGCGCGTCGATCTGGTGCGCGAGGGCGTCGACTTGGCGATCCGGCTGGCTCCGCTCACCGACAGCTCATTGAAGCTGCGGACGCTCGGCCACAGCCATCGCCTGCTGGTCGCCTCGCCGGACTATCTGGCGGCGCACGGCAGGCCGACGTCGCCACAGGATCTGTCAAACCATCAGGGCGTCCGCATGGTGAACGTCGCCGGCAGCGACCTGCTAATCTTGCAGGGACCGGATCAGGAGATCCACCGAGTGCCGTTCGGCGGCCGGCTCAGGGTCGATCACGGGCTCGCAGCCCGGGAGGCGATGATCGCCGGTCGCGGCATTGCCGCCACTCATCGCTGGCTGGTCGACGACTTGCTGGCGGTGGGGCGGCTCGAGGTGCTGCTGCCGGAGTACAGGCTGCCGCCGGTGCCGCTTAATCTGTTGATCGTGCCGGAGCGCGCCGGCATCGCGCGCGTGCGGCTGCTGATCGACTTCCTGGCCGAGCAGATCCGGAGCGTGCCCGGGATCGCGTGA
- the lysA gene encoding diaminopimelate decarboxylase: protein MRHFDYRDGVLHAEGVSLASIAQDVGTPFYCYSSATLERHYRVFTEAFAGLDALVCYAMKANSNQSVLRTLAKLGAGADVVSGGELQRALAAGIPPSKIVFSGVGKTEAELRAALAHDIKCLNVESEPELEQLSRIAVETGRTARISLRVNPDVDSGTHAKISTGKSENKFGIPIRHAREVYARAAKLPGIQVTGVDVHIGSQIIDLAPMEAAFRKVAEFIHVLRGDGHTVSHVDFGGGLGIPYYEDRDAPPEPFAYAEMVKRVTHNLGCTLLFEPGRMIVGNAGILVAKVIYVKHGDGKTFVIIDAAMNDLIRPTLYEAYHEILPVAAPAPGVATMVADVVGPVCETGDYLALDRKLPELKAGDLIAIMTAGAYGAVQACTYNTRALVPEVLVKDDQVAVVRPRIEVEQLIAMDKPAPWL from the coding sequence ATGCGTCATTTCGACTATCGCGACGGCGTGCTGCACGCCGAAGGCGTCAGCCTTGCGTCGATCGCGCAGGACGTCGGTACGCCGTTCTACTGCTACTCGAGTGCGACGCTGGAGCGGCACTACCGGGTGTTCACCGAGGCCTTCGCCGGCCTCGATGCGCTGGTGTGCTACGCCATGAAGGCCAATTCCAATCAGTCGGTGCTGCGCACGCTGGCCAAGCTCGGTGCCGGCGCCGACGTGGTGTCGGGCGGCGAACTGCAGCGGGCTTTGGCGGCCGGCATTCCGCCGAGCAAGATCGTGTTCTCCGGCGTCGGCAAGACCGAGGCCGAGCTGCGTGCCGCTCTCGCCCACGACATCAAGTGCCTCAACGTCGAATCCGAGCCCGAGCTCGAACAGCTGTCGCGCATCGCGGTCGAGACCGGCCGCACGGCGCGGATTTCGCTGCGGGTCAATCCAGACGTCGATTCCGGCACCCACGCCAAGATCTCCACCGGCAAGTCGGAGAACAAGTTCGGGATTCCGATCCGCCACGCCCGCGAGGTCTATGCCCGCGCCGCCAAGCTGCCGGGCATCCAGGTCACCGGCGTCGACGTCCATATCGGCAGCCAGATCATCGACCTGGCGCCGATGGAAGCCGCGTTCCGCAAGGTTGCCGAATTCATCCACGTGCTGCGCGGCGACGGTCACACGGTCAGCCATGTCGATTTCGGCGGTGGCCTCGGCATCCCGTACTACGAGGATCGCGACGCGCCGCCGGAGCCGTTCGCCTATGCGGAGATGGTCAAGCGCGTCACCCACAATCTCGGCTGCACGCTGCTGTTCGAGCCGGGCCGGATGATCGTCGGCAATGCCGGCATCCTGGTCGCCAAGGTGATCTATGTGAAGCACGGCGACGGCAAGACCTTCGTGATCATCGATGCGGCGATGAACGATCTGATCCGCCCGACGCTGTACGAGGCGTATCACGAGATCCTGCCGGTGGCCGCGCCCGCGCCCGGCGTAGCCACCATGGTGGCCGACGTCGTCGGCCCGGTGTGCGAGACCGGCGATTACCTCGCGCTCGATCGCAAGCTGCCTGAACTGAAGGCCGGCGATCTGATCGCGATCATGACGGCGGGCGCTTACGGCGCGGTGCAGGCGTGTACTTACAACACCCGCGCGCTGGTGCCGGAAGTGCTGGTGAAGGACGATCAGGTTGCGGTGGTGCGTCCGCGCATCGAAGTCGAGCAACTGATCGCGATGGACAAGCCGGCGCCCTGGCTGTGA
- the tlpA gene encoding thiol:disulfide interchange protein TlpA, translating into MTESQPNSVPPRRAGRLTILLATIAVLVVAGAAGIYGIGGLQRNAGGDPVCRPAVALAQQLKPLVRGEVAALTPAAAPLRLPDLTFADDAGQTRKLSDFRGRTVLVNLWATWCVPCRKEMPALDNLQAKLGSSDFDVVAINIDTRDPAKPKKFLDDEKLTHLSVFTDASAKVFQDLKAVGRALGMPTSVLVDREGCEIATINGPAEWDSNDATTLIKAAVKPAAAGKP; encoded by the coding sequence ATGACCGAATCCCAGCCGAATTCCGTCCCGCCGCGCCGTGCCGGCCGCCTGACCATCCTGTTGGCCACGATTGCCGTGCTCGTCGTCGCTGGCGCCGCCGGGATATACGGGATTGGCGGGCTGCAGCGCAATGCGGGCGGCGACCCGGTGTGCCGGCCGGCGGTGGCGCTGGCGCAGCAGCTCAAGCCGCTAGTGCGCGGCGAGGTCGCGGCGCTGACACCTGCGGCGGCGCCGCTGCGGCTGCCGGACCTGACGTTCGCAGACGATGCCGGCCAAACCAGAAAGCTGTCGGACTTCCGCGGCCGCACCGTGCTGGTCAATCTGTGGGCGACCTGGTGCGTGCCGTGCCGCAAGGAGATGCCGGCGCTCGACAACCTGCAGGCCAAGCTCGGCAGCTCGGACTTCGACGTGGTGGCGATCAACATCGACACCCGCGATCCGGCCAAGCCGAAGAAATTCCTCGACGACGAGAAGCTGACGCATTTGTCGGTGTTCACCGACGCGTCCGCCAAGGTGTTTCAGGATCTCAAGGCGGTCGGCCGCGCGCTCGGCATGCCGACCTCAGTGCTGGTCGACCGCGAAGGCTGCGAGATCGCCACCATCAATGGCCCCGCAGAATGGGACAGCAACGACGCCACCACGCTGATCAAGGCCGCCGTGAAGCCGGCGGCGGCGGGGAAGCCGTAG